In Thalassoglobus sp. JC818, a single window of DNA contains:
- a CDS encoding calmodulin-binding protein, translating to MSTTETAYFRFTDTDGQPRFVIQLHDPEKIKLARRILSGDEREKVHVQGTIMKSPAPYNPGWSYHLDPETIDFFGYAIEVCDAAIQYVEDHLDEVGGATLPNSHWCPWSSSLVDEVNADGDPVQ from the coding sequence GTGTCGACAACTGAAACTGCTTACTTCCGGTTTACCGATACAGATGGTCAACCGCGGTTTGTTATTCAGCTGCATGATCCGGAAAAGATCAAACTCGCGCGGCGAATTTTGTCAGGAGACGAAAGAGAAAAGGTTCATGTTCAAGGCACGATTATGAAGTCCCCTGCCCCTTACAATCCGGGTTGGAGCTATCATCTCGATCCGGAGACGATCGACTTTTTCGGGTACGCGATTGAAGTTTGCGACGCGGCGATTCAATACGTCGAAGATCATCTCGATGAAGTTGGCGGAGCCACTCTTCCAAACTCGCATTGGTGCCCCTGGAGTTCCTCACTCGTGGACGAAGTGAATGCCGATGGAGATCCCGTCCAGTAA